From a single Aquincola tertiaricarbonis genomic region:
- a CDS encoding gamma-glutamyl-gamma-aminobutyrate hydrolase family protein, protein MNASLPRILVPACHQTVKGLPSYTVGDKYVEAVRLAGGQVWVVPGLQPQDVADVLSLVDGVLLTGSPSNVHPRHFGQSVHDDTLPLDERRDAWVLPLVRAALVAGTPLFGICRGLQEINVALGGSLHQAVHEVAGLADHRPPAEDEAGGMYAPVHEVLVEPGGLLAGLLQVPRLAVNSLHGQGIAVPAAGLRIEARAPDGLPEAVSVPTAPFALAVQWHPEWRAAENPHSQRLLAAFGSACRRHQARRQRLATERAAAASPPPDHDHDPG, encoded by the coding sequence ATGAACGCCAGCCTGCCTCGTATCCTGGTGCCGGCCTGCCACCAGACCGTCAAGGGTCTGCCCAGCTACACCGTGGGCGACAAGTACGTGGAGGCCGTCAGGCTGGCCGGTGGCCAGGTCTGGGTGGTGCCCGGCCTGCAGCCGCAGGACGTGGCGGACGTGCTCTCGCTGGTGGACGGCGTGCTGCTCACCGGCTCACCCTCCAACGTGCACCCCCGCCACTTCGGTCAATCGGTGCACGACGACACGCTGCCGCTGGACGAGCGGCGCGACGCCTGGGTGCTGCCGCTGGTGCGCGCGGCACTGGTTGCGGGTACGCCGCTGTTCGGCATCTGCCGCGGGCTGCAGGAAATCAACGTGGCGCTGGGCGGCAGCCTGCACCAGGCGGTGCACGAGGTGGCCGGCCTGGCCGACCACCGCCCGCCCGCCGAGGACGAAGCCGGCGGCATGTACGCGCCGGTGCATGAGGTGCTGGTGGAGCCCGGCGGCCTGCTGGCCGGGCTGCTGCAGGTGCCGCGGCTGGCCGTCAATTCGCTGCATGGCCAGGGCATCGCGGTGCCCGCGGCCGGCCTGCGCATCGAAGCCCGGGCACCCGACGGGCTGCCCGAGGCGGTGTCGGTACCCACGGCGCCGTTTGCGCTGGCGGTGCAATGGCACCCCGAGTGGCGCGCCGCCGAGAACCCCCATTCCCAACGCCTGCTGGCCGCGTTCGGCAGCGCCTGTCGCCGCCACCAGGCGCGACGCCAGCGCCTTGCCACCGAACGTGCGGCGGCAGCATCACCGCCCCCTGACCATGACCATGACCCTGGATGA
- a CDS encoding cupin domain-containing protein: protein MQHVIALPPQPSAGFAEYRLDPARRVAGDPLQRLWIEHQDPSGRFMTGTWWSEPGEWTVRYTETEYCRLLEGRIELIDEAGGVATFKAGDEFVVAAGFTGRWRVVHTALKRFALYEPAAAA from the coding sequence ATGCAGCATGTCATCGCCCTGCCACCGCAGCCGTCGGCCGGCTTCGCGGAGTACCGCCTGGACCCCGCCCGCCGCGTGGCCGGCGATCCGCTGCAGCGGTTGTGGATCGAACATCAGGACCCGAGCGGCCGCTTCATGACGGGCACGTGGTGGAGCGAGCCTGGCGAGTGGACGGTGCGCTACACCGAGACCGAGTATTGCCGGCTGCTCGAAGGCCGCATCGAGCTGATCGACGAAGCAGGCGGCGTGGCCACGTTCAAGGCCGGTGACGAGTTCGTGGTGGCCGCGGGCTTCACCGGCCGCTGGCGCGTGGTGCACACCGCGCTCAAGCGCTTCGCGCTGTACGAGCCGGCTGCAGCGGCCTGA
- a CDS encoding glutamine synthetase family protein — protein sequence MTPHTHDLRLLSPDRQCLAELLAAWHTDEVECALGDFSSLARGKRLRAADFIAGLGCRMPTVTLGMGLTGGSPMEVFGSILPQAYTDMQLVPDTTTLRRRPGRRREATVLCEPAGQWHAPRYGRLLQAAELSPRAALRRVLQAYEAQGLAVKAAPEMELFLLQRRPDGGLSSAAPWRDAPVQESACEQYSLERTSHFDAYFDELYGAADTLGIALAGHLHEAAFSQFEVNFHPGEPLAQADAVFRFKRLAREVAARHGFLASFAAKPFLDQPGTGMHWHFSVQRLGADWPHLFARPDGRSSPELLHFLAGLQAGGPAAMAWAAPHDMSFDRVRHSDSSPTHADWGEDDRHAAFRIPASDAAGRRVENRLPGGDANPYLVVAATLALGLDGLQAGQPARTGRDAAPPLPRSLPAALDALAGSAALRRWFGDPLIDLFVALKRHEHQERQGVPDPRQAWDLRHLVELA from the coding sequence ATGACGCCACACACCCACGACCTCCGCCTCCTCTCGCCCGATCGCCAATGCCTGGCCGAGCTGCTGGCCGCCTGGCACACCGACGAGGTGGAATGCGCGCTCGGCGACTTCAGCTCGCTGGCGCGGGGCAAGCGGCTGCGCGCCGCCGACTTCATCGCCGGCCTGGGCTGCCGCATGCCCACGGTGACGCTGGGCATGGGGCTGACCGGCGGCTCGCCGATGGAGGTCTTCGGCAGCATCCTGCCCCAGGCCTACACGGACATGCAGCTGGTGCCCGACACCACCACGCTGCGCCGCCGCCCCGGCCGCCGGCGTGAAGCCACCGTGCTGTGCGAGCCCGCCGGCCAGTGGCACGCACCGCGCTACGGCCGCCTGCTGCAGGCGGCCGAGCTGTCGCCACGCGCCGCGCTGCGCCGCGTACTGCAGGCCTACGAAGCGCAAGGCCTGGCCGTCAAGGCCGCGCCCGAGATGGAGCTGTTCCTGCTACAGCGCCGGCCCGACGGTGGCCTGTCCAGCGCCGCGCCTTGGCGCGATGCACCGGTGCAGGAAAGCGCCTGCGAGCAGTACTCGCTGGAGCGCACCAGCCACTTCGACGCCTATTTCGACGAACTCTACGGCGCGGCCGACACGCTGGGCATTGCGCTGGCGGGCCACCTGCACGAGGCTGCGTTCTCGCAGTTCGAGGTCAACTTCCACCCCGGCGAGCCGCTGGCCCAGGCCGATGCGGTGTTCCGCTTCAAGCGCCTGGCGCGCGAGGTGGCGGCGCGGCACGGTTTCCTGGCCAGCTTCGCGGCCAAGCCCTTCCTCGACCAGCCCGGCACCGGCATGCACTGGCACTTCAGCGTGCAGCGGTTGGGGGCCGACTGGCCGCACCTGTTTGCGCGGCCCGATGGCCGCTCGTCGCCCGAGCTGCTGCACTTTCTGGCTGGCTTGCAGGCCGGCGGGCCGGCCGCCATGGCCTGGGCAGCGCCGCACGACATGTCCTTCGACCGGGTGCGCCACAGCGATTCGTCGCCCACCCATGCCGACTGGGGCGAAGACGACCGCCACGCTGCCTTCCGCATCCCGGCCTCGGACGCGGCCGGCCGGCGGGTGGAAAACCGCCTGCCCGGTGGCGACGCCAACCCCTACCTGGTGGTGGCCGCCACGCTGGCCCTGGGCCTGGACGGTCTGCAGGCGGGCCAGCCGGCCCGCACCGGCCGCGATGCGGCCCCGCCCCTGCCGCGCAGCCTGCCGGCCGCGCTGGATGCCCTGGCCGGCAGCGCGGCGCTGCGCCGCTGGTTCGGCGATCCGCTGATCGACCTCTTCGTTGCGCTCAAGCGGCATGAGCACCAGGAGCGCCAGGGCGTGCCAGACCCCCGCCAAGCCTGGGACCTGCGCCACCTCGTCGAGCTGGCCTGA
- a CDS encoding ABC transporter permease — protein sequence MKSCSFKRLRLRGRSVVIAAPYAWLLVFFVLPFLIVLKISVSEMQGVGFTDLITLKDGLLQLSLRLGNYPALLQDDLYLRSYLSSIRYAAMTTALCLLLGYPFAYFMARARSTLQPALLMLVMLPFWTSFLLRVYAWKGLLSDQGWVAGLLGLIGMDPLLLATGLITSPGKYMNTPFSLVLGMVYTYLPFMILPLYAHLSRLDLRLLEAAADLGATPWAGFWRVTVPLSRPGIVAGAMLVFIPCIGEFVIPELLGGPQTLMIGRVLWDEFFSNNDWPMASTVAVAMILLILVPLALFNRAQAQQEAGR from the coding sequence ATGAAGTCCTGTTCCTTCAAGCGGCTGCGCCTGCGCGGCCGCAGCGTCGTCATCGCCGCACCTTACGCATGGCTGCTGGTGTTCTTCGTGCTCCCCTTCCTCATCGTGCTCAAGATCTCGGTCTCCGAGATGCAGGGCGTGGGCTTCACCGACCTGATCACGCTGAAAGACGGGCTGCTGCAGCTGAGCCTTCGGCTGGGCAACTACCCGGCCCTGCTGCAAGACGACCTGTACCTGCGCAGCTACCTGTCCAGCATCCGCTACGCGGCCATGACCACCGCGCTGTGCCTGCTGCTGGGCTACCCCTTTGCCTACTTCATGGCGCGGGCCCGCAGCACGCTGCAGCCGGCGCTGCTGATGCTGGTGATGCTGCCCTTCTGGACCAGCTTCCTGCTGCGCGTGTATGCCTGGAAGGGCCTGCTGTCCGACCAGGGCTGGGTGGCCGGGCTGCTGGGGCTGATCGGCATGGACCCGCTGCTGCTGGCCACCGGCCTGATCACCTCGCCGGGCAAGTACATGAACACGCCCTTCTCACTGGTGCTGGGCATGGTCTACACCTACCTGCCCTTCATGATCCTGCCGCTGTATGCGCACCTGTCCAGGCTGGACCTGCGGCTGCTGGAAGCCGCGGCCGACCTGGGTGCCACGCCCTGGGCCGGCTTCTGGCGGGTGACGGTGCCGCTGTCGCGGCCCGGCATCGTGGCCGGCGCCATGCTGGTGTTCATTCCCTGCATCGGTGAATTCGTCATCCCCGAGCTGCTGGGCGGCCCGCAGACGCTGATGATCGGCCGCGTGCTTTGGGACGAGTTCTTCAGCAACAACGACTGGCCGATGGCCTCCACGGTGGCCGTGGCCATGATCCTGCTCATCCTGGTGCCGCTGGCCTTGTTCAACCGCGCGCAGGCGCAGCAGGAGGCCGGTCGATGA
- a CDS encoding polyamine ABC transporter substrate-binding protein, protein MKPIQIRAFQTALAATLASLAVQAPAQTEEKVLNIYNWSDYIGEDTIRHFEAQTGIKVRYDNYDNNEILHAKLVAGKSGYDIVVPSSHWAKLQLDGGLLARLDKGKLPNLKNADPAMLASLSKLDAGNQYLTVWLWGYTTVGINVDKVKAALGSTPMPDNVWDLVFKPEYMSKLKSCGVSFLDSPSEILPPTLKYLGRNPYSRQPGDYNAAGELLKSIRPYVTLFSSSGYINDLANGSVCVSLGWSGDINIARRRAIEGKTGQHIEALMPKAGATLFIDTLAIPADAPHPDNAHKFINFVLDPQNAAGVTAKVFYPNGVPASKQYLSADIASNPTVFLSESDLQRMTVPEPLNNDLRRLMTRVYTSFKTGL, encoded by the coding sequence ATGAAGCCGATCCAGATCCGTGCCTTCCAGACGGCCCTTGCCGCCACCCTTGCCAGCCTGGCCGTTCAGGCACCGGCGCAGACCGAGGAGAAGGTCCTCAACATCTACAACTGGTCCGACTACATCGGCGAGGACACCATCCGCCACTTCGAGGCGCAGACCGGCATCAAGGTGCGCTACGACAACTACGACAACAACGAGATCCTGCATGCCAAGCTGGTGGCCGGCAAATCGGGCTACGACATCGTGGTGCCGTCCTCGCACTGGGCCAAGCTGCAGCTGGACGGTGGCCTGCTGGCCCGGCTGGACAAGGGCAAGCTGCCGAACCTGAAGAACGCCGACCCGGCGATGCTGGCTTCGCTGAGCAAGCTGGACGCGGGCAACCAGTACCTGACCGTCTGGCTGTGGGGCTACACCACGGTGGGCATCAACGTCGACAAGGTCAAGGCCGCGCTGGGCAGCACGCCGATGCCGGACAACGTGTGGGACCTGGTGTTCAAGCCGGAGTACATGAGCAAGCTCAAGAGCTGTGGCGTGAGCTTTCTCGATTCGCCGTCGGAGATCCTGCCGCCCACGCTGAAGTACCTGGGCCGCAACCCCTACAGCCGCCAGCCCGGCGACTACAACGCCGCCGGCGAGCTGCTCAAGTCCATCCGGCCCTACGTCACGCTGTTCAGCTCGTCGGGCTACATCAACGACCTGGCCAACGGCAGCGTGTGCGTGTCGCTGGGCTGGTCGGGTGACATCAACATTGCGCGCCGCCGTGCCATCGAAGGCAAGACCGGCCAGCACATCGAGGCCTTGATGCCCAAGGCCGGCGCCACCCTCTTCATCGACACGCTGGCCATTCCGGCCGATGCGCCGCACCCCGACAACGCGCACAAGTTCATCAACTTCGTGCTCGACCCGCAGAACGCTGCGGGTGTGACGGCCAAGGTGTTCTACCCCAACGGCGTGCCGGCATCGAAGCAGTACCTGTCGGCCGACATTGCCAGCAATCCCACCGTGTTCCTGAGCGAGTCGGACCTGCAGCGCATGACGGTGCCCGAGCCGCTGAACAACGACTTGCGCCGACTGATGACCCGGGTGTACACCTCGTTCAAGACGGGGCTGTGA
- a CDS encoding ABC transporter ATP-binding protein — MAAVKTDFLRIEDVVKDFGGGAVAVNHVSLEIAKGEIFALLGSSGCGKSTLLRMLAGFETPTSGRIVLDGQDLAGLPPYERPINMMFQSYALFPHLTVWDNIAFGLRRDGMARDAIAERVGQMLKLVQLDKYAKRKPHQLSGGQQQRVALARSLAKRPQLLLLDEPLGALDKKLREETQIELVNIIEEVGVTCVMVTHDQEEAMTMASRIAIMSEGRVLQVAPPAEVYETPTSRFVADFIGNVNLMDGTLAEDEPAHCVIDCGDLRHHVGHGITGSIGMKVAVALRPEKIQLATEPPPPGSALPGCNQVQGRIRNLSYFGSFTVYHLELPGGRMLKVSQHNAERHRQQALGWGDAAWAHWTPDAQVVLTQ, encoded by the coding sequence GTGGCGGCCGTCAAGACCGACTTCCTGCGCATCGAGGACGTCGTCAAGGACTTCGGCGGCGGTGCGGTGGCCGTCAACCATGTGAGCCTGGAGATCGCCAAGGGCGAGATCTTCGCGCTGCTCGGCTCCTCCGGCTGCGGCAAGAGCACGCTGCTGCGCATGCTGGCCGGCTTCGAGACGCCGACCTCCGGCCGCATCGTGCTCGATGGCCAGGACCTGGCAGGGCTGCCGCCGTACGAGCGGCCCATCAACATGATGTTCCAGAGCTACGCGCTGTTTCCGCACCTCACGGTGTGGGACAACATCGCCTTCGGCCTGCGGCGCGACGGCATGGCGCGCGACGCCATCGCCGAACGCGTGGGCCAGATGCTCAAGCTGGTGCAGCTCGACAAGTACGCCAAGCGCAAGCCGCACCAGCTGTCGGGCGGGCAGCAGCAGCGCGTGGCGCTGGCGCGCAGCCTGGCCAAGCGGCCGCAGCTGCTGCTGCTGGACGAACCGCTGGGCGCGCTGGACAAGAAGTTGCGCGAAGAAACCCAGATCGAGCTGGTCAACATCATCGAGGAAGTGGGCGTGACCTGCGTGATGGTGACCCACGACCAGGAGGAGGCCATGACCATGGCCTCGCGCATCGCCATCATGAGCGAAGGCCGGGTGCTCCAGGTGGCGCCGCCAGCCGAGGTCTACGAGACGCCGACCAGCCGCTTCGTGGCCGACTTCATCGGCAACGTGAACCTGATGGATGGCACGCTGGCCGAGGACGAGCCGGCCCATTGCGTGATCGACTGTGGCGACCTGCGCCACCACGTCGGCCATGGCATCACCGGCAGCATCGGCATGAAGGTGGCAGTCGCCCTGCGGCCCGAGAAGATCCAGCTGGCGACCGAGCCGCCACCCCCTGGCAGCGCGCTGCCGGGCTGCAACCAGGTGCAGGGCCGCATCCGCAACCTGTCGTACTTCGGCAGCTTCACCGTCTACCACCTGGAGCTGCCGGGTGGCCGCATGCTCAAGGTCAGCCAGCACAACGCCGAGCGCCACCGCCAGCAGGCCTTGGGCTGGGGCGACGCGGCCTGGGCCCACTGGACGCCCGATGCGCAGGTAGTGCTCACGCAATGA
- a CDS encoding ABC transporter permease: MKALRHPALGRGFARGWLGAGYLFLYLPIVALVVFSFSDSSIPNSWGGFTLRWYRALAQDNEIVHGLWLSLRIAFFTACGSVLLGTLAAFALVKYRRFAGRTLFTGMVNAPLVMPEVIIGLSLLLMLVSVQKALGVPERGLLTIWLGHLLLGMAYATVVVRARLQDLNPQLEEAAMDLGARPWTVFCLVTLPMIAQALLSAWLLTFTLSLDDVVLSAFLSGPGATTLPLVIFSRARLGLNPSVNAVATLIVLVVAVFTVCASLAIARAERRRQREIAQATTPPRRIR; this comes from the coding sequence ATGAAGGCGCTGCGTCACCCTGCCCTCGGCCGCGGCTTCGCGCGCGGCTGGCTGGGCGCCGGCTACCTGTTCCTGTACCTGCCCATCGTGGCGCTGGTGGTGTTCTCGTTCAGCGACTCGAGCATTCCCAACAGCTGGGGCGGCTTCACGCTGCGCTGGTACCGGGCACTGGCGCAGGACAACGAGATCGTGCACGGCCTGTGGCTGAGCCTGCGCATCGCCTTCTTCACCGCCTGTGGCTCGGTGCTGCTGGGCACGCTGGCGGCCTTCGCACTGGTGAAGTACAGGCGCTTTGCCGGCCGCACGCTGTTCACCGGCATGGTCAATGCGCCGCTGGTGATGCCCGAGGTGATCATCGGCCTGTCGCTGCTGCTGATGCTGGTGAGCGTGCAGAAGGCGCTCGGCGTGCCCGAGCGCGGGCTGCTGACCATCTGGCTCGGCCACCTGCTGCTGGGCATGGCCTACGCCACGGTGGTGGTGCGGGCCCGGCTGCAAGACCTGAACCCGCAGCTGGAAGAAGCGGCCATGGACCTGGGCGCCCGCCCCTGGACCGTGTTCTGTCTGGTCACGCTGCCGATGATCGCGCAGGCGCTGCTGTCGGCCTGGCTGCTCACCTTCACGCTCTCGCTCGACGACGTGGTGCTGTCCGCCTTCCTGTCCGGCCCCGGTGCCACCACGTTGCCGTTGGTCATCTTCTCGCGCGCCCGGCTGGGGCTGAACCCCAGCGTCAATGCCGTCGCCACGCTCATCGTGCTGGTGGTGGCGGTGTTCACCGTATGCGCCAGCCTGGCCATCGCCCGCGCCGAGCGGCGCCGGCAGCGCGAGATCGCCCAAGCAACCACCCCACCGAGGAGAATCCGATGA
- a CDS encoding aldehyde dehydrogenase translates to MTMTLDDWTALADRLTLDGRALIDGRRRDAADGRHFEKRSPRDDRPLPPVARCGAADVEAAVRSARAAFDDGRWRRQSPAQRKAVLQAWSQQVLQAADELALTESLDMGKPVARALAADVSLTARTLAWYGEAVDKLYDEIAPTADDALALVTREPMGVIAAIVPWNYPLMMAAWKLAPALAAGNSVVLKPSERSPFSALRLAELALAAGLPPGVLNVLPGYGHEAGEALALHHDVDGLAFTGSTRIGKRMFEYAGQSNLKRVYTELGGKSAVLVFDDADVEAAATAVAGSLFYNQGESCNAPTRALVHQRVADRFTEALVAQALRHSPADPLDPGAGMGALVDAAHAEGVLRAITQASAEGARCLTGGQRVRADLGACYVAPTLFDQVDNRMAVAREEIFGPVGTVIRFGSEAEAIAIANDSPYGLQAGVWTSDVHRAHRVARALRAGTVHVNQYNDDDITVPFGGYKQSGNGRDKSLHAFDKYTELKTTWLRINAA, encoded by the coding sequence ATGACCATGACCCTGGATGACTGGACCGCCCTGGCCGACCGGCTGACGCTCGACGGCCGCGCCCTGATCGACGGCCGCCGCCGCGATGCCGCCGATGGCCGCCATTTCGAGAAGCGCTCACCACGCGACGACCGGCCGCTGCCACCCGTGGCCCGCTGCGGCGCCGCCGATGTGGAGGCCGCGGTGCGCTCGGCGCGTGCCGCCTTCGACGATGGCCGCTGGCGCCGCCAGTCGCCGGCCCAGCGCAAGGCGGTGCTGCAGGCCTGGTCGCAGCAAGTGCTGCAGGCCGCCGACGAGCTGGCCCTGACCGAAAGCCTGGACATGGGCAAGCCGGTGGCCCGCGCGCTGGCGGCGGACGTGTCGCTGACCGCCCGCACCCTGGCCTGGTATGGCGAGGCGGTGGACAAGCTGTACGACGAGATCGCGCCCACGGCCGACGATGCGCTGGCGCTGGTCACCCGCGAGCCGATGGGCGTGATCGCCGCCATCGTGCCGTGGAACTACCCGCTGATGATGGCCGCCTGGAAGCTGGCACCCGCGCTGGCCGCGGGCAACAGCGTGGTGCTCAAGCCCAGCGAGCGTTCACCCTTCAGCGCGCTGCGGCTGGCCGAACTGGCGCTGGCAGCCGGCCTGCCGCCCGGCGTGCTGAACGTGCTGCCCGGCTACGGCCATGAAGCGGGCGAGGCGCTGGCCCTGCACCACGATGTCGATGGCCTGGCCTTCACAGGCTCCACCCGCATCGGCAAGCGCATGTTCGAGTACGCCGGCCAGAGCAACCTCAAGCGCGTGTACACCGAGCTGGGCGGCAAGTCCGCCGTGCTGGTGTTCGACGATGCCGATGTGGAAGCGGCCGCGACCGCAGTGGCCGGCAGCCTGTTCTACAACCAGGGCGAATCCTGCAATGCGCCCACACGGGCGCTGGTGCATCAGCGCGTGGCCGACCGCTTCACCGAGGCGCTGGTGGCGCAGGCGCTGCGCCATTCGCCTGCCGATCCGTTGGACCCCGGCGCCGGCATGGGCGCGCTGGTGGATGCCGCCCACGCTGAAGGCGTGCTGCGCGCCATCACCCAGGCAAGCGCCGAAGGGGCGCGCTGCCTCACCGGCGGCCAGCGCGTGCGGGCCGACCTCGGCGCCTGCTACGTGGCGCCCACACTGTTCGACCAGGTGGACAACCGCATGGCCGTGGCACGCGAGGAGATCTTCGGGCCGGTGGGCACAGTGATCCGCTTCGGCAGCGAAGCCGAGGCCATCGCCATCGCCAACGACAGCCCCTACGGCCTGCAGGCCGGCGTGTGGACCAGCGACGTACACCGCGCACACCGCGTGGCGCGGGCGCTGCGCGCCGGCACGGTGCACGTCAACCAATACAACGACGACGACATCACCGTGCCCTTCGGCGGCTACAAGCAGAGCGGCAACGGGCGCGACAAGAGCCTGCATGCCTTCGACAAGTACACCGAACTCAAGACCACCTGGCTGCGTATCAATGCCGCCTGA
- a CDS encoding NAD(P)/FAD-dependent oxidoreductase: MFRGSTDYIDSYYAATSRDRQRRRPALPGPIEADVCVVGAGFFGLYCALEMARAGRKVVVLEASRVGWGASGRNGGQLVSGFACGMQRLKAVMGHERAKDMFHESLRSVRKIRELIRDNAIDCDLAEGHVEVAVLPRRVKLLTEGIEEASLEWGYDGFRFLPKAELPRYVDSPRFQAGLLDDSAAHIHPLKYILGLADVVERAGATIHESTRVAGYEQGADGITVRTEDGAQVRCHQLVLAANAYVDKVDRRLQSRVLPVGSFIGVTEVLGEAACRRLMPHNHAVYDNQFILEYFRTTRDHRLLFGGGCTYMGGTPADLPAVMKGHITRVFPHLNHVKLDYAWGGHIDITLRRMPDWGRRGDRIFWAQGFCGHGIVPTRVAATVVTEAMKGQPERLDAFNGIVNPPFAGGEWLGGVQQAIGMSWYRLRDVV, translated from the coding sequence ATGTTCCGCGGAAGCACCGACTACATCGACAGCTACTACGCCGCCACCTCGCGCGACCGGCAGCGCCGCCGCCCCGCCTTGCCCGGCCCCATCGAGGCCGACGTGTGCGTGGTGGGGGCCGGCTTCTTCGGCCTGTACTGCGCACTGGAGATGGCACGTGCCGGCCGCAAGGTGGTGGTGCTGGAGGCCAGCCGCGTGGGCTGGGGTGCCTCGGGCCGCAACGGCGGGCAGCTGGTCTCGGGCTTTGCCTGCGGCATGCAGCGGCTCAAGGCCGTGATGGGCCATGAACGCGCCAAGGACATGTTCCATGAGTCGCTGCGCTCGGTGCGCAAGATCCGCGAGCTCATCCGCGACAACGCCATCGACTGCGACCTGGCCGAAGGCCATGTGGAGGTGGCGGTGCTGCCGCGCCGCGTCAAGCTGCTGACCGAAGGCATCGAAGAAGCCTCGCTCGAATGGGGCTACGACGGCTTTCGCTTCCTCCCCAAGGCCGAACTGCCACGCTATGTGGATTCGCCCCGCTTCCAGGCCGGCCTGCTGGACGACTCGGCCGCCCACATCCACCCGCTGAAGTACATCCTCGGCCTGGCCGACGTGGTCGAACGCGCGGGCGCGACGATCCACGAAAGCACCCGCGTGGCAGGCTATGAACAAGGCGCCGACGGCATCACCGTGCGCACCGAAGACGGCGCCCAGGTGCGCTGCCACCAGCTGGTGCTGGCGGCCAATGCCTATGTCGACAAGGTGGACCGCCGGCTGCAGTCGCGGGTGCTGCCGGTGGGCAGCTTCATCGGCGTCACCGAGGTGCTGGGCGAAGCCGCCTGCCGGCGCCTGATGCCGCACAACCACGCCGTCTACGACAACCAGTTCATCCTGGAATACTTCCGCACCACGCGCGACCATCGGCTGCTGTTCGGTGGCGGCTGCACCTACATGGGCGGCACGCCGGCCGACCTGCCGGCGGTGATGAAGGGCCACATCACGCGGGTGTTTCCACACCTGAACCACGTCAAGCTGGACTACGCCTGGGGTGGCCACATCGACATCACGCTGCGGCGCATGCCCGACTGGGGGCGGCGCGGGGACCGCATCTTCTGGGCGCAGGGCTTCTGCGGCCACGGCATCGTGCCCACGCGCGTGGCCGCCACGGTGGTGACCGAGGCGATGAAGGGCCAGCCCGAACGGCTGGACGCCTTCAACGGCATCGTCAACCCGCCGTTTGCCGGCGGCGAATGGCTGGGCGGCGTGCAGCAGGCCATCGGCATGAGCTGGTACCGGCTGAGGGACGTGGTATGA
- a CDS encoding SDR family NAD(P)-dependent oxidoreductase has translation MQGKVCLITGATSGIGRAIAEAFAAAGAMLVLSGRDEARAQALLAALRAQGHETHFIAGDQADPATAGRLAEATLALHGRIDVLVNNAGMLTNGTALETTDAQWSRLLEVNLSAPFRMCRAVLPAMIAARRGSIVNVASDWALMGARGALVYCVSKAALAQMSRCMALDHATDGVRVNAVCPGDTDTPMLDQAFSTGDRATKMQALASGIPMGRVARPQEVAQAVVFLASEAASFMTGVLLPVDGGTSAQ, from the coding sequence TTGCAAGGCAAGGTCTGCCTGATCACCGGCGCCACCTCGGGCATCGGCCGCGCGATCGCCGAGGCCTTTGCGGCGGCGGGTGCCATGCTGGTGCTCAGCGGCCGCGACGAAGCCCGGGCCCAGGCGCTGCTGGCGGCCCTGCGCGCGCAAGGCCATGAGACGCACTTCATCGCCGGCGACCAGGCTGACCCGGCCACCGCGGGCCGCCTGGCCGAAGCGACCCTGGCGCTGCACGGCCGCATCGACGTGCTGGTCAACAACGCCGGCATGCTGACCAACGGCACCGCGCTGGAGACGACCGACGCGCAGTGGTCTCGGCTGCTGGAGGTGAACCTCAGCGCGCCCTTCCGCATGTGCCGGGCGGTGCTGCCGGCCATGATCGCGGCCCGCCGCGGCAGCATCGTCAACGTGGCGTCCGACTGGGCGCTGATGGGCGCCCGCGGCGCGCTGGTGTACTGCGTCAGCAAGGCGGCGCTGGCGCAGATGAGCCGCTGCATGGCGCTGGACCATGCCACCGATGGCGTGCGCGTCAATGCGGTGTGCCCCGGCGACACCGACACGCCGATGCTGGACCAGGCCTTCAGCACCGGCGACCGCGCCACCAAGATGCAGGCGCTGGCCAGCGGCATCCCCATGGGCCGCGTCGCCCGGCCGCAGGAGGTGGCACAGGCCGTGGTGTTCCTGGCCTCTGAAGCGGCCAGCTTCATGACGGGCGTGCTGCTGCCGGTGGACGGCGGCACCTCGGCCCAATGA